A part of Carettochelys insculpta isolate YL-2023 chromosome 1, ASM3395843v1, whole genome shotgun sequence genomic DNA contains:
- the LOC142001208 gene encoding V-type proton ATPase subunit F produces MAGRGKLIAVLGDEDTVTGFLLGGVGELNKHRKPNFLVVEKETSLTEIEETFRSFLSRDDIGIILINQFIAELIRHAIDAHTRSLPAVLEIPSKEHPYDPAKDSILRRAKGMFTAEDLR; encoded by the exons ATGGCCGGGCGGGGGAAGCTGATCGCGGTGCTGGGCGACGAGGACACGGTGACGGGCTTCCTGCTGGGCGGGGTGGGCGAGCTCAACAAGCACCGCAAGCCCAACTTCCTGGTGGTGGAGAAGGAGACCAGCCTCACCGAGATCGAGGAGACCTTCCG GAGCTTCCTGAGCCGGGACGACATCGGCATCATCCTGATCAACCAGTTCATCGCGGAGCTGATCCGACACGCCATCGACGCGCACACGCGCTCGCTGCCCGCCGTGCTGGAGATCCCCTCCAAGGAGCACCCCTACGACCCCGCCAAGGACTCCATCCTGCGCCGCGCCAAGGGCATGTTCACCGCCGAGGACCTGCGCTAG